ACGCACCTTCGAACCCAAAGGGTAAGCTAACTAACCAAGAAAATACTACTTTCCCTTTTCAAATACCAACACATAGAAACAATGGCTGCAGCTTCATTAACCAGAATTCAAGGATCTGTCAAGAGAAGAATCTTGACCGACATCTCAGTTGGCCTGACCCTCGGTTTCGGCTTTGCTTCCTACTGGTGGTGGGGAGTCCACAAGCCAACCGTAGCCCACAGAGAGAACTACTACATTGAGTTGGctaagaagaagaaggccGAGGAAGCTTAACTTATTTAAACCTGTGACAAAGATCAAGAGCTGCACAGTACTTTATATTGTGTATTTTTAAAGAGCATATTTTGCATGACTTTTATTGGTGAACACGGAGATGGACTGTGTCTTTGATGATGCTAGCGTGGTATTGCAAGGTGAAATTAATGGTTTTGGAGGGCAGATTTTAGTTTAGCAAACTTCTTGCCTTGCGAGTGACCGTCCGCTGTCCAATCCAAATACTTGTAGAATTTTCTGACCTGGTTCTCCCCAGTCAACCTAGAAATTTGCTGACATGAGCCCTTCAAATGAAGAACGTTGATACTTTAAAACTGGTGGCTATGCTGTTATTAACCCTGGTATATTCTCTGATTTCTGAGCTAAAACATGGAAGGTGGAAAGTAGCCTTTTTGCTCCCAAGAGCACCCAAAGTGACTCTCGAAATAATTCTTATCCAAAAGTAATTTGTTAACACTGATGATAGATCTCAGCTCAGTTGATTCCAAGCCAGTCGATGATCTGTTTGCAATCTTTGACGAGATCAATCGAAAGCTTAACATACAATGCGATCATCTGCtgatcttggaaaaaaaactaTCTCAGccaatcaactttttgacGCCGTTCAGCGCTCTTCAAAAGGTCACCAGAATAACCAAGGTCATATGGTTAGAGAACCTTACCGATGAAACTTTGCATGCAGCTCTGAATGAATTTAATTCTGTTGTGTTCTTCTGCGAGGATAGTTTGCAAAACGTTGGACGGGTGGCAAAACTGTTCCGATCCACCATTCTACCCATCACTGAGACGAATTCAATGATGAACACATCACTAATAACTCTGGGATCCTTAAACCAATCAATTCGTCTATATCTGTCAGAGCTATCATTGGAGAATGACATTGACTACTATTCGTGGGATTCTATTCTGTTCAGAATAGACAAAGATCTACTTTCTCTAAATTCTTCCtcagatttgaaaaagttgtaCCAATTGCAATCTATCGAACCTTTGTATGCCCTGGCAAATGGTTTGCTGCATTTGGTGATTCATTCTAACTTCAAGTTAAGATTCACAAATAAATTTATCAAGGGTGCCAATTCAGCCAAGTTTTATGATATCTATCAGAAATTATACACCAACTACACTCTGAATAAATTGAGTCcggaaaaaagaaaaatcctGGAAGATGTGGACGAGACATTGTTCATGGATATTCACTCATTCTACAACAATCAATGCGACCTGTTTGTTTTTGAGAGAAGCGTTGATTTTATAACCCCGTTATTAACACAACTCACATACTGTGGTTTGGTGCATGATAACTTTAACGTTGAATACAACACCGTCAACTTGAAATCTGAAACGATACCACTGAATGATGAGCTCTACCAGgaaatcaaagatttaAATTTCACTGTTGTGGGATCTTTGCTCAATTCTAAAGCTAAATCGTTACAagaatcatttgaagaaaggCACAAGGCTAAAGACATTGCACAAATAAAGGATTTTGTTTCCAACTTAACGAACCTCACAAAGGAACAACAATCGTTGAAGAATCATACTAACTTGGCTGAGGCAGTTCTAGCAAAAGTACATGATGAAACGGGCAACAGTGAAAACCACTCGGAGGACAGCTTGTTCAATCAGTTCTTGGAACTCCAACAAGATATCTTATCCAACAAACTAGACAATAAAACCACCTACAAATCAATTCAAACTTTTTTCTGCAAATACAACCCTCCTCCTTTGCTACCTCTTAGGTTGATGATCCTCTCCTCAATTGTTAAGAATGGGATAAGGGATTATGAATTTAATGCATTGAAGAAGGATTTCGTTGATTACTATGGTGTGGACTATCTTCCCGTAATAAACACGCTTGCCGAGCTCTCACTTTTGACAAGTAAGAAGAGCCAGCCCTTAGAACAAAATCCTAATTCACAACTCATCAAAGACTTCCATAATTTGAGCACTTTTCTGAACCTTTTGCCTGGAACggaagaaacaaatcttCTAAACCCTACCGAATTAGATTTTGCTCTCCCAGGGTTTGTTCCTGTCATTACTAGATTAATTCAGTCGGTTTATACCCGATCTTTCATTGGGCCGAATTCCAATCCTGTAATTCCATACATTGCGGGATCTAACAAAAAGTACAACTGGAAGGGTCTCGATATCATCAACACATACTTGACTGGTACCATGCAGTCCAAACTGTTGAtaccaaaatcaaaagagcAAATATTCACCCACAGAACTGCAGCGCCTCCTCATTCACGTAAGGGTGTTCTCAGAAATGAGGAGTATATTATAGTAGTCATGCTGGGAGGTATATCGTACGGAGAATTGTCAACCTTAAGGGTCGCCATATC
This window of the Komagataella phaffii GS115 chromosome 2, complete sequence genome carries:
- a CDS encoding ATP-binding protein that is a subunit of the HOPS complex and the CORVET tethering complex, which codes for MIDLSSVDSKPVDDLFAIFDEINRKLNIQCDHLLILEKKLSQPINFLTPFSALQKVTRITKVIWLENLTDETLHAALNEFNSVVFFCEDSLQNVGRVAKLFRSTILPITETNSMMNTSLITLGSLNQSIRLYLSELSLENDIDYYSWDSILFRIDKDLLSLNSSSDLKKLYQLQSIEPLYALANGLLHLVIHSNFKLRFTNKFIKGANSAKFYDIYQKLYTNYTLNKLSPEKRKILEDVDETLFMDIHSFYNNQCDLFVFERSVDFITPLLTQLTYCGLVHDNFNVEYNTVNLKSETIPLNDELYQEIKDLNFTVVGSLLNSKAKSLQESFEERHKAKDIAQIKDFVSNLTNLTKEQQSLKNHTNLAEAVLAKVHDETGNSENHSEDSLFNQFLELQQDILSNKLDNKTTYKSIQTFFCKYNPPPLLPLRLMILSSIVKNGIRDYEFNALKKDFVDYYGVDYLPVINTLAELSLLTSKKSQPLEQNPNSQLIKDFHNLSTFLNLLPGTEETNLLNPTELDFALPGFVPVITRLIQSVYTRSFIGPNSNPVIPYIAGSNKKYNWKGLDIINTYLTGTMQSKLLIPKSKEQIFTHRTAAPPHSRKGVLRNEEYIIVVMLGGISYGELSTLRVAISKINESMNLNKKLLVLTSSVLKSDDIIKLTK